The following are encoded together in the Triticum dicoccoides isolate Atlit2015 ecotype Zavitan chromosome 6B, WEW_v2.0, whole genome shotgun sequence genome:
- the LOC119321889 gene encoding zinc finger CCCH domain-containing protein 14-like — MTYSRELLLAVGSLEACKLLPADADLSKHPDDAALWAPSQTLAARSAGGAPGGLGDQELPRRNREPEAFEAGAGSKSKPCVRFFSTAGCRFGSNCHFIHDIPGGSQAVAETSIPSGPAPAPAQGAEELARLNPTPPPMGMDQPSPTGDHALRAPTPPNAAPASFGAWATAKISVDASLAGAVIGRGGATIKEISRASGARLRIRDHERDAGLKNVELEGTPEQIKHASAMVWEHLPVPGGGRYNGVKTRLCAHFARGSCTYGDGCRFAHGESELRRPAPAARDPRGW; from the exons ATGACGTACTCGAGGGAGCTCCTGCTCGCCGTCGGCAGCTTGGAGGCATGCAAGCTGCTGCCCGCCGACGCCGACTTGTCCAAGCACCCCGATGACGCGGCACTGTGGGCTCCTTCCCAAACTCTGGCCGCCCGCTCGGCTGGAGGTGCACCTGGAGGCCTAGGGGATCAGGAACTGCCTCGGCGAAACCGAG AGCCGGAGGCGTTTGAAGCAGGCGCAGGAAGCAAATCCAAGCCATGCGTCAGGTTCTTCAG CACCGCAGGTTGCCGCTTTGGCTCCAACTGCCACTTCATCCACGACATCCCGGGCGGCTCCCAGGCCGTCGCTGAAACGAGCATCCCGAGTGGCCCAGCTCCAGCTCCAGCACAAGGCGCGGAGGAGCTTGCCAGGCTCAATCCAACGCCGCCACCCATGGGCATGGACCAACCAAGCCCCACCGGCGACCATGCACTCAGAGCACCGACGCCGCCCAACGCAGCTCCGGCGAGCTTCGGCGCTTGGGCGACGGCCAAGATCAGCGTGGACGCGTCCCTCGCAGGCGCCGTCATCGGGCGGGGCGGAGCGACCATAAAGGAGATATCCCGGGCCAGCGGCGCCAGGCTGCGCATCCGCGACCACGAGCGGGACGCCGGCTTGAAGAACGTGGAGCTGGAGGGCACGCCAGAGCAGATCAAGCACGCCAGCGCCATGGTCTGGGAGCATCTCCCGGTGCCCGGCGGAGGGCGATATAACGGCGTCAAGACCAGGCTGTGCGCGCACTTCGCCAGAGGATCCTGCACCTATGGCGACGGCTGCCGCTTCGCCCACGGCGAGAGCGAGCTTCGCAGGCCGGCTCCTGCTGCCCGAGATCCGCGTGGTTGGTAG
- the LOC119323698 gene encoding zinc finger CCCH domain-containing protein 14-like: MSNLGGQAFAHPQGRMPTGSAVPDGPPTPTVKTKLCNKYNTAEGCKWGDKCHFAHGERELGKHTFINNSMPPHMGPRPTGHFGPPAMPSPAMTTPAGFGASSTAKVSVDASLVGGIIGRDGVNTKQISRVTGAKLAIRDHESNKALKNIELEGTFDQINNASAMLRELFFRISGGANTPPPSENLAGGYHRGGAGGQGRNFKTKLCDNFTKGSCTFGDRCHFAHGENELRKSAAA; encoded by the coding sequence ATGAGCAACCTGGGTGGCCAAGCATTTGCACATCCCCAAGGAAGAATGCCCACAGGATCTGCTGTTCCAGATGGCCCCCCTACACCAACTGTCAAGACTAAATTGTGCAACAAGTATAACACTGCGGAGGGATGCAAATGGGGCGACAAGTGCCACTTTGCGCATGGTGAGAGGGAGCTCGGCAAACACACGTTCATCAACAATTCCATGCCACCCCATATGGGACCAAGGCCCACCGGTCACTTTGGACCTCCGGCAATGCCGAGCCCTGCCATGACCACCCCAGCAGGCTTCGGGGCTTCTTCCACAGCCAAGGTCAGTGTCGATGCGTCCCTCGTAGGTGGCATCATCGGGCGGGATGGAGTCAACACAAAGCAGATATCCCGAGTCACCGGGGCCAAGCTGGCCATCCGGGACCACGAATCAAACAAGGCCTTGAAAAACATTGAGCTCGAGGGCACGTTTGATCAGATCAACAACGCCAGCGCCATGCTCAGGGAGTTGTTCTTCAGGATCAGCGGCGGCGCCAACACCCCTCCGCCGAGTGAGAACCTGGCCGGAGGATATCACCGCGGCGGCGCCGGTGGGCAGGGAAGGAACTTCAAGACCAAGCTGTGCGACAACTTCACGAAAGGATCGTGCACGTTTGGCGACAGATGCCACTTTGCCCACGGCGAAAACGAACTGCGCAAGTCGGCTGCCGCGTGA
- the LOC119323697 gene encoding zinc finger CCCH domain-containing protein 14-like, with the protein MEGGGRKRGTPDGASVGGKRTRESESFQTGVGSKSKPCTKFFSTAGCPFGEGCHFLHYFPGGHQAVAKMSNLGGQAFAHPQGRVPAGSAVPDGHPTPTVKTKLCNKYNTAEGCKWGDKCHFAHGERELGKQTFINNSMPPHMGPRPTGHFGPPAMPSPGMATPAGFGASSTAKVSVDASLAGAIIGRGGVNTKQISRVTGAKLAIRDHESNEALKNIELEGTFDQINNASAMLRELIFRISGGANAPPPGVISAGGSHRGSNFKTKLCDNFTKGSCTFGDRCHFAHGENELRKSAAA; encoded by the exons ATGGAAGGCGGCGGCCGCAAGAGGGGCACGCCCGACGGCGCCTCCGTCGGAGGcaagcgcacgcgag AATCGGAGTCATTTCAAACCGGTGTAGGAAGCAAATCGAAGCCATGCACCAAATTTTTCAG TACCGCTGGTTGCCCCTTTGGTGAGGGTTGCCACTTCCTCCATTACTTCCCCGGTGGCCACCAGGCTGTTGCAAAGATGAGCAACCTGGGTGGCCAAGCATTTGCACATCCCCAAGGAAGAGTGCCCGCAGGATCTGCTGTTCCAGATGGCCACCCTACACCAACTGTCAAGACTAAATTGTGCAACAAGTATAACACTGCAGAGGGATGCAAATGGGGCGACAAGTGCCACTTTGCACATGGTGAGAGGGAGCTCGGCAAGCAGACGTTCATCAACAACTCCATGCCACCCCATATGGGACCAAGGCCCACTGGTCACTTTGGACCTCCGGCAATGCCCAGCCCTGGCATGGCCACCCCAGCAGGCTTCGGGGCTTCTTCCACAGCCAAGGTCAGCGTCGATGCATCCCTCGCAGGCGCCATCATTGGGCGGGGTGGAGTCAACACAAAGCAGATATCTCGAGTCACCGGGGCCAAGCTGGCCATCCGGGACCACGAATCAAACGAAGCCTTGAAAAACATTGAGCTCGAGGGCACGTTTGATCAGATCAACAACGCCAGCGCCATGCTCAGGGAGTTGATCTTCAGGATCAGCGGCGGCGCCAACGCCCCTCCGCCGGGCGTGATCTCGGCTGGAGGGTCTCACCGCGGAAGCAATTTCAAGACCAAGCTGTGTGACAACTTCACGAAAGGATCGTGCACGTTTGGCGACAGATGCCACTTTGCCCATGGCGAGAACGAGCTGCGCAAGTCGGCTGCTGCATGA
- the LOC119323644 gene encoding nicotianamine aminotransferase 1-like, whose amino-acid sequence MANNGSSSRRADGDVGATPSRWRFFRPSAGTPLAAAGSMSIRSVLNRLNSSVDASGTRPVVPLGHGDPTSSACFRTAPEAEDAVVDALRSRKHNGYSPTVGVPQARSAIAEYLSRDLPYELSPDDIYLTSGCVQAEIMISVLAQPGANILLPRPGFPMYESRTTFSELEVRYFDLVPERGWEADLESVKAIADENTVAMLIINPSNPCGSVYSHDHLAQIAETAGELGILIIADEVYDHLAFGIKPFIPMGVFGNTVPVITLGAISKRWLVPGWRLGWIATCDPNGILKETKIDQSIQNYINITSDPATFIQGAVPQIIANTKEEYFKKILDLLRNSADLCYGKIKDIRGITCPHKPEGSMFVMAKLDLSCLDGFSDDVDFCCRLAKEESVIVLPGTALGMKDWVRITFAIDLPSLEDGLERLKSFCERHAIVEA is encoded by the exons ATGGCGAACAACGGCAGCAGCAGCCGCCGCGCGGACGGCGACGTCGGCGCCACCCCATCCCGATGGCGTTTCTTCCGGCCATCGGCTGGCACGCCGCTGGCGGCCGCCGGCAGCATGAGCATCCGCTCGGTTCTCAACCGTCTCAACTCGTCCGTCGACGCGTCCGGGACGCGCCCCGTCGTGCCGCTCGGCCACGGCGACCCCACCTCCTCCGCCTGCTTCCGGACCGCGCCGGAGGCCGAGGACGCCGTCGTGGACGCGCTCCGCTCCAGGAAGCACAACGGCTACTCCCCCACCGTCGGTGTGCCCCAGGCGCGCAG TGCTATTGCAGAGTACCTGTCTCGAGACCTCCCTTACGAGCTTTCACCAGATGATATATACCTGACCTCCGGATGCGTGCAAGCCGAGATCATGATCTCTGTCCTTGCCCAGCCGGGGGCTAACATCTTGCTCCCGAGACCCGGGTTTCCGATGTACGAGTCGCGGACCACATTCAGCGAGCTAGAGGTTCGATATTTCGACCTCGTCCCCGAAAGAGGCTGGGAGGCAGACCTCGAGTCTGTGaaggctattgctgatgagaacacGGTTGCGATGCTCATAATCAATCCCAGTAACCCTTGTGGGAGTGTCTACTCACATGATCATTTGGCCCAA ATTGCAGAAACCGCAGGAGAACTTGGCATATTGATAATTGCTGATGAGGTATACGACCACTTGGCATTTGGAATTAAGCCTTTTATACCAATGGGCGTTTTTGGCAATACGGTCCCAGTCATCACCTTGGGAGCTATATCTAAAAGGTGGCTTGTGCCTGGTTGGCGACTTGGCTGGATCGCAACGTGTGACCCAAATGGCATCTTAAAGGAAACCAAG ATTGACCAGTCAATTCAAAACTATATTAACATCACAAGTGATCCTGCAACATTCATTCAG GGAGCAGTCCCTCAAATTATAGCCAACACAAAGGAAGAATACTTCAAGAAAATTCTTGATTTATTAAGAAACTCGGCAGATTTATGTTACGGTAAAATAAAGGATATCAGGGGCATTACATGTCCGCACAAACCGGAGGGATCAATGTTTGTGATG GCTAAGTTGGACCTCTCTTGCTTGGATGGCTTTTCTGATGATGTAGATTTCTGCTGCAGGCTGGCAAAAGAAGAATCTGTAATAGTTTTACCAG GTACTGCACTGGGAATGAAGGATTGGGTTCGGATCACTTTCGCCATTGACCTGCCATCTCTTGAGGATGGCCTTGAAAGGCTGAAATCTTTCTGCGAGAGGCATGCTATAGTAGAGGCCTAA